A genomic region of Botrytis cinerea B05.10 chromosome 9, complete sequence contains the following coding sequences:
- the Bcswe1 gene encoding Bcswe1 — MSYSNSGGGTLTLPSPTHAHHVDVTSAVRSLRRSLSRSPSKFRLVTKSPSSSPKSPLSPSPVSPSKRASSYPALFASTNTPHTPSPLAVPFPPSARLALRSSSRAKTAPPRQGTRLRTSPRSPMKRALSQTIDTGNATPTPLGYMGGQENFGGSSPAERKALEKLPRMQLNLDAHAPANQALLRLGGDGASDCSASTSSPLKRSDPVMNLEQATLGSPVAKRRSVHASANFGHDSNIFEQPPTPPSPTKFDIHSDLNHEYELSATVVGSENTASPFTSTPRRSSSLRKSTLLQRNGEKTSWGRRHAAQLLAAQQSAQQQPFAIANQDIVSPSKQKNRPRLSLDQFVAPLGRDSPFSHQGNLPNASMHMINQSQQPTQHHTHQPHPLSRTMTTSSSNSSIAEDSPVQHVPVNFGGSQKPKIDFSKSLPAGALRPFNLDAPDDFSTPKNFKSVKPLPSAFMSTGLISKVNRRPEEVQMLRGNTKSNVPDTPCKKQNNIFGTYPAAVPTSAIAKARQIRHSFGTPSTPFNPHGVPTIGTFGKGNGVFGSGFGQPRGLTRRGSFLSIDGDDAGSPDFKTDSQISDFDLPPTPTKQASSFSHFQNGSPTSHRSIPASTSAVGGFSLGKIPRSSTSPLERVDFIERLSPCTPHDNMLFPDPSSLSISNHRDGQAHLGANSAPVAPPPATPTTGRDYFSKTSTTPIASFPPRDVDESLVSRFNKIEMIGTGEFSQVYKVTQSAHKASTFMFGDSVDSPMTGRTPPTPTPDRVFAVKKSKQPYQGFKDRSRKLKEVEVIKALGQADNVIHYVDFWEEKNYLYIQTEYCEEGSLDIFLSQNGRKGRVDDFRIWKILLEIGQGLKHIHDSGFIHLDIKPANIMITFEGVLKIGDFGMATSWPASDAIEGEGDREYIGPEILLGQYDKPADVFALGMVIFEIATNVYLPDNGISWQRLRSGDMSEAPSLTWSEASSMPRDANGIPIVPSDDSMTSDDELEADFGSPIAASRKRFTSSSRSFAHDPSNLFGSSRRGELEQAPEFMRDPHHECTLDKLVRWMISPRPQDRPLIHEVLESPGLQWVSNRRRAGATVFEGNWGPADEVLDDAEMMDV; from the exons ATGTCGTACTCCAATAGCGGTGGAGGCACTCTCACTCTGCCATCACCCACACATGCCCACCATGTCGATGTTACCTCAGCAGTCAGATCGCTAAGACGCTCTTTATCGCGCTCGCCATCCAAGTTCCGACTGGTCACCAAATCTCCAAGTTCATCCCCCAAATCTCCACTGTCGCCATCTCCAGTGTCACCATCCAAGCGCGCATCTTCATATCCTGCGTTATTCGCAAGCACAAATACACCACATACTCCATCGCCCCTCGCTGTGCCATTTCCTCCAAGCGCAAGATTGGCACTTCGATCCTCGTCGCGAGCCAAGACTGCCCCTCCTCGACAGGGTACCCGCCTACGTACCTCCCCCAGAAGTCCGATGAAGCGGGCACTGAGCCAAACAATTGATACGGGTAACGCGACTCCAACACCGCTGGGTTATATGGGTGGACAAGAAAATTTCGGAGGCAGCAGTCCGGCGGAGAGAAAGGCCCTCGAGAAACTCCCGAGAATGCAATTGAACCTGGATGCCCATGCGCCGGCCAACCAGGCATTATTGAGATTAGGCGGTGACGGAGCTAGTGATTGTAGTGCATCCACTTCAAGTCCCCTGAAGCGCAGCGACCCTGTCATGAATCTGGAACAAGCGACCCTCGGAAGTCCAGTCGCAAAGCGCAGAAGTGTTCACGCTTCTGCCAACTTTGGTcatgattcaaatatctttGAACAGCCACCAACACCACCTTCTCCAacaaaatttgatattcacAGCGATTTAAATCACGAATATGAATTATCAGCCACAGTTGTGGGTTCGGAAAATACCGCATCTCCCTTCACCTCCACCCCTCGACGTTCCTCCTCTTTACGCAAATCGACATTACTTCAGAGGAATGGCGAGAAGACTTCCTGGGGACGAAGACATGCTGCTCAGCTTCTGGCTGCGCAGCAATCTGCACAACAGCAGCCTTTTGCAATTGCGAATCAGGATATTGTTAGCCCCAGTAAGCAAAAGAATCGTCCAAGATTGTCATTGGATCAATTTGTTGCACCCCTGGGCCGCGATAGTCCGTTCAGCCACCAAGGTAACCTTCCAAATGCTTCGATGCATATGATTAATCAATCACAACAACCTACCCAACACCATACTCATCAACCTCACCCACTCTCACGAACCATGACGACCTCCTCTTCTAACTCGAGCATCGCCGAGGATTCACCTGTTCAGCATGTTCCCGTCAACTTTGGTGGTAGCCAAAAACCTAAGATTGATTTCTCGAAATCTTTACCAGCTGGAGCTCTCAGACCGTTCAACTTGGATGCGCCTGATGACTTCTCGACCcccaaaaatttcaaatccgTCAAACCATTACCTTCGGCTTTCATGTCTACAGGTCTTATTTCAAAGGTCAACAGAAGACCCGAAGAAGTCCAGATGCTTCGTGGAAACACCAAGTCAAACGTTCCAGATACCCCATGCAAAAAGCAGAACAACATTTTCGGCACTTACCCAGCCGCAGTTCCAACTAGTGCCATCGCAAAGGCTAGACAGATCCGCCATTCATTTGGTACCCCATCTACTCCTTTCAATCCCCATGGAGTGCCAACTATCGGTACCTTTGGAAAGGGCAACGGAGTCTTCGGAAGTGGTTTCGGCCAGCCACGAGGTTTGACTAGACGAGGTAGCTTTCTGAGTATCGACGGAGATGACGCTGGATCCCCAGACTTCAAGACCGACAGCCAAATCAGCGACTTTGACTTGCCACCAACTCCAACGAAGCAAGCTTCAAGCTTCTCTCATTTTCAAAACGGTAGTCCCACAAGTCATCGCTCGATTCCCGCCTCAACATCTGCCGTGGGTGGTTTTAGCTTAGGAAAAATACCAAGATCAAGCA CCAGTCCATTGGAGCGTGTAGATTTCATCGAGAGATTGTCGCCTTGTACACCTCACGACAATATGTTGTTCCCCGATCCCAGCAgcctttccatctccaaccacAGAGATGGTCAAGCGCATCTAGGTGCCAACAGCGCTCCCGTTGCTCCACCTCCAGCTACACCAACCACCGGCCGAGATTATTTCAGTAAAACTAGCACCACCCCAATTGCTAGTTTCCCACCCCGAGATGTGGATGAGTCCCTCGTATCACGATTCAACAAAATCGAGATGATCGGTACAGGAGAATTTTCTCAAGTATACAAAGTCACCCAAAGTGCGCACAAGGCTTCAACATTCATGTTTGGTGATTCGGTCGATTCCCCAATGACTGGCAGAACACCACCAACGCCTACACCAGACCGTGTCTTTGCTGTCAAGAAGTCAAAACAACCATATCAAGGTTTCAAGGATCGATCAAGGAAGCTCAAAGAAGTTGAGGTTATCAAGGCACTTGGTCAGGCTGATAATGTCATTCATTATGTCGACTTctgggaagagaagaattaCTTGTACATTCAAACAGAGTATTGTGAAGAAGGTAGTCTTGATATATTCCTTTCCCAAAATGGTCGAAAGGGCAGAGTAGATGATTTCAGAATCTGGAAGATTTTGCTTGAGATCGGACAG GGCCTCAAACATATTCATGACTCTGGCTTCATTCATCTTGACATTAAACCCGCCAATATCATGATCACCTTTGAGGGTGTCttgaagattggagattttggcATGGCAACTTCATGGCCTGCTTCCGATGCGATTGAAGGTGAAGGGGATCGTGAATATATTGGACCCGAGATCCTCCTTGGGCAATACGACAAACCAGCAGATGTTTTCGCTCTTGGTATGGTCATTTTCGAAATCGCTACCAACGTATACCTGCCCGACAACGGAATATCTTGGCAACGTCTAAGATCCGGTGACATGAGTGAAGCTCCAAGTCTTACTTGGAGTGAAGCTAGTAGCATGCCCCGTGATGCCAATGGTATCCCCATTGTACCTAGCGATGATTCCATGACCAGCGATGACGAACTTGAAGCCGACTTTGGTTCACCAATTGCTGCGAGCCGGAAACGATTCACTTCATCATCCAGATCGTTCGCTCACGACCCAAGTAACTTATTTGGTTCTTCTAGACGAGGTGAACTTGAACAAGCCCCAGAATTCATGAGAGATCCCCATCATGAATGTACACTTGATAAACTTGTTCGATGGATGATCTCACCACGTCCTCAAGATCGACCTTTGATTCATGAAGTGCTTGAATCGCCAGGCCTTCAATGGGTTAGCAATAGGCGTCGTGCTGGTGCCACGGTTTTTGAAGGAAACTGGGGACCAGCAGATGAAGTCTTAGATGATGCtgagatgatggatgtttaa
- the Bcswe1 gene encoding Bcswe1 — protein MSYSNSGGGTLTLPSPTHAHHVDVTSAVRSLRRSLSRSPSKFRLVTKSPSSSPKSPLSPSPVSPSKRASSYPALFASTNTPHTPSPLAVPFPPSARLALRSSSRAKTAPPRQGTRLRTSPRSPMKRALSQTIDTGNATPTPLGYMGGQENFGGSSPAERKALEKLPRMQLNLDAHAPANQALLRLGGDGASDCSASTSSPLKRSDPVMNLEQATLGSPVAKRRSVHASANFGHDSNIFEQPPTPPSPTKFDIHSDLNHEYELSATVVGSENTASPFTSTPRRSSSLRKSTLLQRNGEKTSWGRRHAAQLLAAQQSAQQQPFAIANQDIVSPSKQKNRPRLSLDQFVAPLGRDSPFSHQGNLPNASMHMINQSQQPTQHHTHQPHPLSRTMTTSSSNSSIAEDSPVQHVPVNFGGSQKPKIDFSKSLPAGALRPFNLDAPDDFSTPKNFKSVKPLPSAFMSTGLISKVNRRPEEVQMLRGNTKSNVPDTPCKKQNNIFGTYPAAVPTSAIAKARQIRHSFGTPSTPFNPHGVPTIGTFGKGNGVFGSGFGQPRGLTRRGSFLSIDGDDAGSPDFKTDSQISDFDLPPTPTKQASSFSHFQNGSPTSHRSIPASTSAVGGFSLGKIPRSSSKLNLSTSPGEQEEGDSDTSMDINDSPTPVTAGLSFSTSISVPSFSRSRALRGLQSPSPLMAKSLTTSFLSPSRKPGFAKISHVAPASPLERVDFIERLSPCTPHDNMLFPDPSSLSISNHRDGQAHLGANSAPVAPPPATPTTGRDYFSKTSTTPIASFPPRDVDESLVSRFNKIEMIGTGEFSQVYKVTQSAHKASTFMFGDSVDSPMTGRTPPTPTPDRVFAVKKSKQPYQGFKDRSRKLKEVEVIKALGQADNVIHYVDFWEEKNYLYIQTEYCEEGSLDIFLSQNGRKGRVDDFRIWKILLEIGQGLKHIHDSGFIHLDIKPANIMITFEGVLKIGDFGMATSWPASDAIEGEGDREYIGPEILLGQYDKPADVFALGMVIFEIATNVYLPDNGISWQRLRSGDMSEAPSLTWSEASSMPRDANGIPIVPSDDSMTSDDELEADFGSPIAASRKRFTSSSRSFAHDPSNLFGSSRRGELEQAPEFMRDPHHECTLDKLVRWMISPRPQDRPLIHEVLESPGLQWVSNRRRAGATVFEGNWGPADEVLDDAEMMDV, from the exons ATGTCGTACTCCAATAGCGGTGGAGGCACTCTCACTCTGCCATCACCCACACATGCCCACCATGTCGATGTTACCTCAGCAGTCAGATCGCTAAGACGCTCTTTATCGCGCTCGCCATCCAAGTTCCGACTGGTCACCAAATCTCCAAGTTCATCCCCCAAATCTCCACTGTCGCCATCTCCAGTGTCACCATCCAAGCGCGCATCTTCATATCCTGCGTTATTCGCAAGCACAAATACACCACATACTCCATCGCCCCTCGCTGTGCCATTTCCTCCAAGCGCAAGATTGGCACTTCGATCCTCGTCGCGAGCCAAGACTGCCCCTCCTCGACAGGGTACCCGCCTACGTACCTCCCCCAGAAGTCCGATGAAGCGGGCACTGAGCCAAACAATTGATACGGGTAACGCGACTCCAACACCGCTGGGTTATATGGGTGGACAAGAAAATTTCGGAGGCAGCAGTCCGGCGGAGAGAAAGGCCCTCGAGAAACTCCCGAGAATGCAATTGAACCTGGATGCCCATGCGCCGGCCAACCAGGCATTATTGAGATTAGGCGGTGACGGAGCTAGTGATTGTAGTGCATCCACTTCAAGTCCCCTGAAGCGCAGCGACCCTGTCATGAATCTGGAACAAGCGACCCTCGGAAGTCCAGTCGCAAAGCGCAGAAGTGTTCACGCTTCTGCCAACTTTGGTcatgattcaaatatctttGAACAGCCACCAACACCACCTTCTCCAacaaaatttgatattcacAGCGATTTAAATCACGAATATGAATTATCAGCCACAGTTGTGGGTTCGGAAAATACCGCATCTCCCTTCACCTCCACCCCTCGACGTTCCTCCTCTTTACGCAAATCGACATTACTTCAGAGGAATGGCGAGAAGACTTCCTGGGGACGAAGACATGCTGCTCAGCTTCTGGCTGCGCAGCAATCTGCACAACAGCAGCCTTTTGCAATTGCGAATCAGGATATTGTTAGCCCCAGTAAGCAAAAGAATCGTCCAAGATTGTCATTGGATCAATTTGTTGCACCCCTGGGCCGCGATAGTCCGTTCAGCCACCAAGGTAACCTTCCAAATGCTTCGATGCATATGATTAATCAATCACAACAACCTACCCAACACCATACTCATCAACCTCACCCACTCTCACGAACCATGACGACCTCCTCTTCTAACTCGAGCATCGCCGAGGATTCACCTGTTCAGCATGTTCCCGTCAACTTTGGTGGTAGCCAAAAACCTAAGATTGATTTCTCGAAATCTTTACCAGCTGGAGCTCTCAGACCGTTCAACTTGGATGCGCCTGATGACTTCTCGACCcccaaaaatttcaaatccgTCAAACCATTACCTTCGGCTTTCATGTCTACAGGTCTTATTTCAAAGGTCAACAGAAGACCCGAAGAAGTCCAGATGCTTCGTGGAAACACCAAGTCAAACGTTCCAGATACCCCATGCAAAAAGCAGAACAACATTTTCGGCACTTACCCAGCCGCAGTTCCAACTAGTGCCATCGCAAAGGCTAGACAGATCCGCCATTCATTTGGTACCCCATCTACTCCTTTCAATCCCCATGGAGTGCCAACTATCGGTACCTTTGGAAAGGGCAACGGAGTCTTCGGAAGTGGTTTCGGCCAGCCACGAGGTTTGACTAGACGAGGTAGCTTTCTGAGTATCGACGGAGATGACGCTGGATCCCCAGACTTCAAGACCGACAGCCAAATCAGCGACTTTGACTTGCCACCAACTCCAACGAAGCAAGCTTCAAGCTTCTCTCATTTTCAAAACGGTAGTCCCACAAGTCATCGCTCGATTCCCGCCTCAACATCTGCCGTGGGTGGTTTTAGCTTAGGAAAAATACCAAGATCAAGCAGTAAGTTGAACCTCTCTACCAGTCCAGGCGAGCAGGAAGAGGGAGACAGTGATACATCCATGGATATAAACGACTCTCCAACACCTGTCACTGCCGGACTGTCTTTCAGTACTTCCATTTCTGTACCATCCTTTTCCAGGTCCCGAGCATTGCGGGGCCTACAATCTCCTTCGCCGTTGATGGCTAAATCTCTTACTACTTCCTTTTTGAGTCCTTCAAGAAAGCCCGGTTTTGCTAAAATTAGTCACGTGGCTCCAGCCAGTCCATTGGAGCGTGTAGATTTCATCGAGAGATTGTCGCCTTGTACACCTCACGACAATATGTTGTTCCCCGATCCCAGCAgcctttccatctccaaccacAGAGATGGTCAAGCGCATCTAGGTGCCAACAGCGCTCCCGTTGCTCCACCTCCAGCTACACCAACCACCGGCCGAGATTATTTCAGTAAAACTAGCACCACCCCAATTGCTAGTTTCCCACCCCGAGATGTGGATGAGTCCCTCGTATCACGATTCAACAAAATCGAGATGATCGGTACAGGAGAATTTTCTCAAGTATACAAAGTCACCCAAAGTGCGCACAAGGCTTCAACATTCATGTTTGGTGATTCGGTCGATTCCCCAATGACTGGCAGAACACCACCAACGCCTACACCAGACCGTGTCTTTGCTGTCAAGAAGTCAAAACAACCATATCAAGGTTTCAAGGATCGATCAAGGAAGCTCAAAGAAGTTGAGGTTATCAAGGCACTTGGTCAGGCTGATAATGTCATTCATTATGTCGACTTctgggaagagaagaattaCTTGTACATTCAAACAGAGTATTGTGAAGAAGGTAGTCTTGATATATTCCTTTCCCAAAATGGTCGAAAGGGCAGAGTAGATGATTTCAGAATCTGGAAGATTTTGCTTGAGATCGGACAG GGCCTCAAACATATTCATGACTCTGGCTTCATTCATCTTGACATTAAACCCGCCAATATCATGATCACCTTTGAGGGTGTCttgaagattggagattttggcATGGCAACTTCATGGCCTGCTTCCGATGCGATTGAAGGTGAAGGGGATCGTGAATATATTGGACCCGAGATCCTCCTTGGGCAATACGACAAACCAGCAGATGTTTTCGCTCTTGGTATGGTCATTTTCGAAATCGCTACCAACGTATACCTGCCCGACAACGGAATATCTTGGCAACGTCTAAGATCCGGTGACATGAGTGAAGCTCCAAGTCTTACTTGGAGTGAAGCTAGTAGCATGCCCCGTGATGCCAATGGTATCCCCATTGTACCTAGCGATGATTCCATGACCAGCGATGACGAACTTGAAGCCGACTTTGGTTCACCAATTGCTGCGAGCCGGAAACGATTCACTTCATCATCCAGATCGTTCGCTCACGACCCAAGTAACTTATTTGGTTCTTCTAGACGAGGTGAACTTGAACAAGCCCCAGAATTCATGAGAGATCCCCATCATGAATGTACACTTGATAAACTTGTTCGATGGATGATCTCACCACGTCCTCAAGATCGACCTTTGATTCATGAAGTGCTTGAATCGCCAGGCCTTCAATGGGTTAGCAATAGGCGTCGTGCTGGTGCCACGGTTTTTGAAGGAAACTGGGGACCAGCAGATGAAGTCTTAGATGATGCtgagatgatggatgtttaa